In one window of Syntrophorhabdus sp. DNA:
- a CDS encoding phage virion morphogenesis protein has translation MQIDVEIKDREVKRLFTRLKKNATDLRPAFREVGEIVRSSVIRNFQEGGRPDKWKETKTESIYSAYRGRGKKKRKVYTLKGSLTKGYARYKAGKKTLIDRARLQNSITARAQSDRVIVGTNVIYARIHQLGGEAGRNRKVKIPARPYLLVQEEDWTLIRDCLRGFLMKGAQE, from the coding sequence GTGCAGATAGACGTCGAGATCAAGGACAGGGAAGTCAAGCGGCTCTTCACGAGGCTCAAGAAGAACGCGACGGACCTCAGGCCCGCCTTCCGCGAGGTTGGCGAGATCGTCCGCTCCTCGGTGATCAGGAACTTCCAGGAGGGCGGCCGTCCCGACAAATGGAAGGAGACGAAGACCGAGTCCATATACAGCGCCTACCGGGGCAGAGGAAAGAAGAAACGAAAGGTCTACACGCTGAAGGGATCCCTCACGAAGGGTTACGCCCGCTACAAGGCAGGCAAGAAGACCCTCATTGACAGAGCGAGGCTCCAGAATTCAATCACGGCCCGCGCACAATCCGACAGGGTGATAGTGGGAACGAACGTCATCTATGCCCGCATCCACCAGCTCGGCGGCGAGGCCGGCAGAAACAGGAAGGTGAAGATCCCGGCGAGGCCGTACCTCCTGGTTCAGGAGGAGGACTGGACACTGATCAGGGATTGCCTCAGGGGATTTCTCATGAAAGGAGCACAGGAATGA